In Dyella terrae, one DNA window encodes the following:
- a CDS encoding GNAT family N-acetyltransferase has translation MIVTSRLRLDALRDDDAPALFMYRSHPDVARYQGWQPTQLDEARRWIAGQNPTDTPAPGQWFQRAIRRLESGALIGDLGACMPAEPGMWVDIGITLAPSAQGRGFASEALAGFLAWLFAGQLVRRVTASVDPRNQACMRLMGRLGFRQEAHFVQSIPWQGGWADDVVWAMLAHEWAALRGDTVEDRGGTTR, from the coding sequence ATGATCGTCACGTCCCGCTTGCGGCTCGATGCCCTGCGGGACGATGACGCACCTGCGTTGTTCATGTACCGGTCGCACCCGGACGTGGCGCGTTATCAGGGGTGGCAGCCTACACAGCTGGACGAAGCCCGGCGCTGGATCGCAGGCCAGAACCCCACTGACACCCCTGCACCCGGGCAGTGGTTTCAGCGTGCGATACGGCGGCTTGAATCGGGCGCGCTCATCGGTGATCTCGGTGCCTGCATGCCCGCAGAGCCTGGCATGTGGGTCGACATCGGTATCACGCTGGCGCCGTCGGCGCAGGGGCGGGGCTTCGCCAGTGAGGCCCTGGCCGGATTCCTCGCATGGCTTTTTGCCGGGCAACTCGTCCGTCGCGTGACTGCCTCCGTCGACCCTCGCAATCAGGCCTGCATGCGTCTGATGGGCCGCCTCGGATTTCGACAGGAAGCCCACTTTGTCCAAAGCATCCCCTGGCAAGGCGGCTGGGCAGACGATGTCGTGTGGGCCATGCTTGCCCATGAATGGGCTGCGCTTCGTGGCGACACCGTGGAAGACCGGGGCGGCACGACACGCTAA